Below is a genomic region from Neomonachus schauinslandi chromosome 2, ASM220157v2, whole genome shotgun sequence.
tttatatcaatttatttaaatgcttttcaCTTGAATTTAGAAGACAGCTGATTCTTCTGGCATCTCAGTATGTAGAGGAATTTTTGGAACTACccattttaggattttatttgcaTCAATATCCTGTGATCTTAAAAAGTTGGGGATAAGGGTAATGCAGTTATTGCTCCCATTTTGCAAACCTGAATAACCTCTAAACCGATATCTTCCCTGCTGACAAGAAGAACAATTTCTAGTCTGTGGTGTTTAAGGTACTTCAAGTCCAGTTGTTTTAGTTtggaagaagaaagcagaaatctGTTTATAGTCTTCTCTGAGGCACTGGCTTCTTTTGCTTCAGCATATTTGGGGCATCTCTTTTCTATCTGCTTTCCTCAGATGAGCTTCCTCTCCAGAGTCTTCccctgagaaaatatttataatgaggAGTAAGGCGACCGTGTGGCCAAAAAAATGGACGAAACAGAAACCGGTGGTTGCACTTCTGAGGAAGGAAAGGTCTGTGTGGAAACCGAAAGTGGACTCTAGGCCCTTgccatggaaaaaaatgaaagggacaCTTGGGTGTCCTTGTGACGAGCTGGGTCCTTGTCACTGGATTCCTCCTGGGGGGTGGAGGGCTGAGCGTAAAGATCTGGCAGTCTGTAGGACCTCCATTATCTTGTGAGCCTCCAGGAGGGGTGACTCCCTCTTTCTGTCCTGCGGAGAGAAACATGCAAGTCAGGAAACAGGCCTGATCACAGAAGCAGAAGGGAAATCCTTTAGGTGGTAGCAGGGCAGAAAGACTAGGAGAGAGAACTAGAGAAGTCTCAAAGTGTGTTTGAAAAAACCGCCAAGGTCCAACAGAATGAAACATGACACACCTCATGACCCAGCAGTCCCACACTGGGGAATGTATCCAAGAGAAACGGGTGCATATATCTACAAAAGACTACTtcaggaatgttcatagcagcccgATTCATATTAGCTTAAACTTGGAAACAGggcaagtgtccatcagtaggagAATGGTTAACCAAATTGTGTATACACAATGAAAAGGAAGCCACGAGAAGAAAGAGATACTACAACAACACGGGGGCATCCATGGGTGTTCCGCTGAGCAGAAGGAGTTAGACACAGAAGAGTATAGACTGTAAGATCCCACTTATGTAAGTTCAAGGAAAAAACTGATCTACGGttaaaaaaattgcagaaaaagTAACTAATTTACAGTTAGGGTAGGTTTTATTTTGTGGAAAAAGTAGAATTCTTTAGATCTTGATCCAGAGGGTTGTCACATGGATACggaggtacacacacacacactcacatgcacacacacatatttatatttacacatgTGTAcgtatataacatacatatatgtgtatatgtaaaatGTGATCAGTCTGTACCTTTAAGATTTGTCTATGTTATTGTTCATAAATTAtaactgaataaagaaaattcagtaGAGAAAAAGAgttaatgttaagaaaataaaaatataccgCCCTTCCTGAGGGCTGTTAATCCCAAAGGTGCGCTTCACTGGACCTAGCAGTGAAATCATTCCCTAAAGAGGAAGGGGAACAAGCACTGAGAACCAGGATGAAATTCGTTTCTGAGAAGAAATTTGGATCAAGCTCAAGTGTCAAGGTCTCAAGGTCTTCTCTAGAGAGAAGACCCTTCTCTATATCATGCAATTGACTTGGCTGTGAAATAGTAAGCTTCCCTTCAGAAacttattccttcattttcttgGAGGCTTACAATACAGGCCTGGAATGGGCTGCTG
It encodes:
- the ODAPH gene encoding odontogenesis associated phosphoprotein; the protein is MARRLCFSYWLLVCWVVVTVAEGQKEGVTPPGGSQDNGGPTDCQIFTLSPPPPRRNPVTRTQLVTRTPKYFLRGRLWRGSSSEESR